A genome region from Natranaeroarchaeum sulfidigenes includes the following:
- the eutC gene encoding ethanolamine ammonia-lyase subunit EutC, giving the protein MASETNDTDGEQSSRDRSTARPIDNPSDREALERITTRNPSRLGVGRSGPRPRTETLLEFRSDHGLARDAVLTHVDEAVVDELGLLKIQSRVADKDEYLARPDLGRDVSEETVSRLRADCATSPQVQIVVSDGLSSTAVETNVPELLPVLLDGLADRGLDVGTPVFVEYGRVDVMDAIGEELDADCCVNLIGERPGLASAESLSAYMVYGPERGTPTSKKSVISNIHDGGLPPIEAGAQIADLVEEMCERECSGLELREDDREFQEAA; this is encoded by the coding sequence ATGGCATCAGAAACCAACGACACCGACGGCGAACAGTCCAGCCGAGACCGATCGACGGCGAGGCCGATCGACAACCCGAGCGACAGGGAGGCCCTCGAACGCATCACGACCCGGAACCCGTCACGGCTCGGCGTGGGGCGATCCGGTCCCAGACCGCGGACGGAGACGCTACTGGAGTTCCGATCTGATCACGGGCTCGCCCGGGACGCCGTGTTGACCCACGTCGACGAGGCCGTCGTCGACGAACTCGGACTCCTGAAGATCCAGTCCCGTGTCGCTGACAAGGACGAATACCTCGCCCGGCCGGACCTGGGCCGGGATGTCTCCGAGGAGACCGTTTCCCGGCTCCGGGCGGACTGTGCGACGAGTCCACAGGTACAGATCGTCGTCAGCGACGGGTTGAGTTCGACCGCGGTCGAGACGAACGTCCCCGAACTCCTGCCGGTATTGCTGGATGGGCTGGCGGACCGCGGGCTGGACGTCGGAACGCCCGTGTTCGTCGAGTACGGTCGCGTCGACGTGATGGACGCCATCGGGGAGGAACTCGACGCCGACTGCTGTGTCAACCTGATCGGCGAGCGACCCGGACTGGCCAGCGCAGAAAGCCTCAGCGCCTACATGGTGTACGGACCGGAGCGAGGGACGCCGACGTCGAAGAAGTCGGTTATCTCGAACATCCACGACGGTGGCCTCCCCCCGATCGAGGCCGGAGCACAGATCGCTGATCTCGTCGAGGAAATGTGCGAACGGGAGTGCAGCGGCCTCGAACTGCGTGAGGACGACCGGGAGTTCCAGGAGGCCGCCTGA
- a CDS encoding ethanolamine ammonia-lyase subunit EutB, giving the protein MSTDATTGGVRPELDSIRTVLAKANERKTGDELAGLAADSDAERVAAKRTLAETTLETLRENPVVPYEEDEVTRVIQDAVREPVYDRIREWTVADLREFLVDSTTTDREIRAIRPGLTSEMIAAVTKLMSNMDLVLASSKMTITARCNNTIGEEGTLSFRLQPNDPSDNVDNILDATREGLAYGAGDAVIGINPVEDGVANVTRILEATHEFIEEWEVPTQNCCLSHITTQMDALREGAPADLVFQSLAGTEAGNDEFGVDVELLDEAHDLAQRRCTASGPNVMYFETGQGAELSGDAHEDVDQVTLESRCYGLAKRYDPFIVNTVVGFIGPEYLYDGQQVTRAGLEDVFMGKLHGISMGIDACYTNHIQADQNDIENLAVLLAAGGANYFITVPMGDDVMLNYQSNSYHDAAALWEIFDLRPAPAFEEWLETMGIMEAGRLTDRAGDPTIFT; this is encoded by the coding sequence ATGTCAACGGACGCAACGACAGGGGGAGTTCGTCCGGAACTCGACTCGATCCGGACGGTACTTGCGAAAGCTAACGAGCGAAAAACGGGGGACGAACTCGCGGGGCTGGCGGCCGACTCGGACGCCGAGCGAGTCGCCGCAAAGCGGACGCTAGCGGAGACAACGCTCGAAACGCTCCGCGAGAATCCGGTCGTACCCTATGAGGAAGACGAGGTGACGCGGGTCATCCAGGACGCCGTCAGGGAGCCGGTGTACGACCGTATCAGGGAGTGGACAGTTGCCGATCTCCGGGAGTTTCTGGTCGACAGTACGACGACCGACCGCGAGATACGGGCGATACGCCCCGGGCTCACGAGCGAGATGATCGCCGCAGTGACGAAGCTCATGTCCAATATGGATCTCGTGCTGGCGTCCTCGAAGATGACGATCACTGCTCGGTGTAACAACACAATCGGGGAAGAGGGGACGCTCTCGTTCCGACTCCAGCCCAACGATCCGTCCGACAACGTCGACAACATCCTCGATGCGACACGGGAGGGACTCGCATATGGCGCAGGTGACGCCGTGATCGGTATCAATCCGGTCGAGGACGGCGTCGCCAACGTGACCCGGATTCTCGAGGCCACACACGAGTTCATCGAGGAGTGGGAGGTGCCGACGCAGAACTGCTGTCTCTCCCACATCACGACCCAGATGGATGCGCTTCGGGAGGGCGCGCCCGCAGATCTCGTCTTCCAGAGTCTCGCCGGGACGGAAGCCGGAAACGACGAGTTCGGCGTCGATGTCGAGCTCCTCGACGAGGCACACGACCTCGCCCAGCGACGCTGCACCGCATCGGGGCCGAACGTGATGTACTTCGAGACGGGCCAGGGTGCGGAGCTGTCGGGAGACGCCCACGAGGACGTCGATCAGGTCACGCTGGAATCCCGGTGTTACGGGCTCGCAAAGCGATACGACCCGTTCATTGTCAATACAGTCGTCGGCTTCATCGGACCGGAGTATCTCTACGACGGCCAGCAGGTAACCCGGGCTGGACTGGAAGACGTGTTTATGGGCAAGCTCCACGGTATCTCGATGGGTATCGATGCCTGCTACACGAACCACATCCAGGCCGACCAGAACGATATCGAGAATCTGGCCGTGTTGCTGGCCGCTGGGGGTGCCAACTACTTCATCACCGTGCCGATGGGCGACGACGTAATGCTCAACTACCAGTCGAACAGCTACCACGACGCCGCTGCACTCTGGGAGATTTTCGACCTGCGTCCGGCACCGGCGTTCGAGGAGTGGCTCGAAACGATGGGCATCATGGAAGCGGGCAGACTGACCGACCGAGCGGGCGATCCCACGATCTTCACGTAA
- a CDS encoding DUF5808 domain-containing protein: protein MADKPTSGEILGVPYNFDRPNMRRLISSYWEPGEGMLVEKPFGIGYTLNLANWRSWVVLAVAGALLWHESGSGEDTDETDEEPVEVIVDDD from the coding sequence ATGGCCGACAAACCGACATCCGGTGAGATCCTCGGCGTACCGTACAACTTCGACCGCCCGAACATGCGACGGCTCATCTCGTCGTACTGGGAGCCAGGCGAGGGGATGCTCGTCGAGAAGCCGTTCGGGATCGGCTACACGCTGAACCTCGCCAACTGGCGCTCGTGGGTGGTTCTGGCCGTCGCCGGCGCGCTCCTGTGGCATGAAAGCGGGAGCGGTGAGGATACCGACGAGACCGACGAAGAACCGGTCGAAGTCATCGTCGACGACGACTAA
- a CDS encoding XTP/dITP diphosphatase: MIQFVTSNEGKVREAREYLPETVRQVNYDYTEIQSDDLEAIVSQGAREAYREIDGDEPVLVDDTGLFIDTFDGFPGPYSAFVEDTLGIERVQRLVESEENHRAAFRTVLGYCDGNTVETFEGSLRGRIVPPRGDGGFGYDPIFEHDGRTLAELSTEEKNAISHRARALATFADWLAVQK; the protein is encoded by the coding sequence ATGATCCAGTTCGTCACCAGCAACGAGGGGAAGGTTCGAGAAGCGCGTGAATACCTCCCCGAAACGGTTCGGCAGGTCAACTACGACTACACCGAGATCCAGAGCGACGACCTCGAAGCGATCGTTAGCCAGGGTGCACGGGAGGCCTACCGCGAGATCGACGGCGACGAACCGGTACTGGTCGACGACACTGGGCTGTTCATCGACACATTCGACGGCTTTCCGGGCCCATACTCGGCGTTCGTCGAGGATACGCTGGGTATCGAGCGCGTCCAGCGACTGGTCGAGTCCGAGGAAAACCACCGCGCCGCGTTCCGAACCGTGCTGGGCTACTGCGACGGTAACACCGTCGAGACCTTCGAGGGAAGTCTTCGAGGTAGGATCGTCCCGCCGCGCGGAGATGGTGGCTTCGGCTACGACCCCATCTTCGAGCACGACGGCCGGACGCTCGCCGAGCTATCCACTGAGGAGAAAAACGCGATTTCCCATCGTGCTCGGGCACTGGCGACCTTTGCGGACTGGCTAGCTGTACAGAAGTGA
- a CDS encoding DUF7384 family protein produces the protein MSNRHTEMDVDPASVVADADVLAADLLVGGPARDALDYVRSHSWVELVASDQLLDDATVLIGRFATKQLAEEWRDRIERERVPVDHPPDDHPALASAYRGRAAHVLSFDDRLSSAQAGASLQSHVTVSVRHPKAFATVFDPESLYEALHDAEYPGPDRDPRD, from the coding sequence ATGAGTAACCGACACACCGAGATGGACGTCGACCCGGCCAGTGTCGTCGCGGATGCCGACGTGCTGGCGGCCGATCTCCTCGTGGGGGGCCCTGCCCGAGATGCACTCGATTACGTCCGGTCTCACTCCTGGGTCGAACTGGTGGCGAGCGACCAACTGCTGGACGACGCTACGGTGCTGATCGGACGGTTCGCGACCAAACAGCTAGCCGAGGAGTGGCGGGATCGGATCGAGCGGGAACGCGTCCCCGTCGACCATCCACCGGATGATCATCCAGCACTGGCCAGCGCGTACCGCGGCCGCGCGGCACACGTTCTCTCGTTCGACGACCGGTTGAGTAGTGCACAGGCGGGGGCGTCGCTACAGAGCCACGTCACGGTGAGCGTCAGACACCCGAAGGCGTTCGCCACGGTCTTCGATCCCGAGAGCCTCTATGAGGCACTCCACGACGCGGAGTACCCGGGGCCGGACCGGGATCCCCGGGACTGA
- a CDS encoding winged helix-turn-helix domain-containing protein, with product MAGTDGEHIEDLPPSAKLVFKVLEYDGPLTQKQIVEESMLSARTVRYALERLEDIGIVDEDVYFADARQSLYEIDEDAMVRADGCAEPGACAE from the coding sequence ATGGCTGGCACTGACGGGGAACATATCGAAGACCTACCGCCGAGCGCAAAGCTCGTATTCAAAGTACTGGAGTACGACGGTCCCCTGACACAGAAACAGATAGTCGAGGAATCGATGCTATCGGCTCGAACCGTTCGCTACGCCCTGGAACGACTCGAGGATATAGGGATTGTCGACGAAGATGTCTACTTTGCGGACGCGAGACAGAGTCTCTACGAGATTGACGAGGACGCCATGGTGCGTGCGGATGGGTGTGCCGAACCCGGTGCCTGTGCCGAATAG
- a CDS encoding DoxX family protein, protein MSTKAQNRLESQYAGINLEGQPHALSAWFVVLLRAMIGGMILFAGLGKYAFVPGGEAFDAGGYLANVDAVSPASGLFALMAESALFMEFVNVIVPLTQVLIGLALITGAFVRLAALGGAMQMALFYLGGWPTEWLAIFDSTLIYMVVFLAVAAFGAGRILGLDKHIEQLDIGGEPLIEKYPAAKYILG, encoded by the coding sequence ATGTCAACCAAAGCCCAAAACCGACTCGAAAGCCAGTACGCGGGAATCAACCTCGAAGGCCAGCCACACGCCCTCAGCGCGTGGTTCGTCGTCTTGCTCCGGGCCATGATCGGCGGCATGATCCTCTTTGCCGGCCTCGGCAAGTACGCCTTCGTTCCCGGCGGCGAGGCCTTCGACGCCGGCGGCTACCTCGCCAACGTCGACGCCGTCAGCCCCGCCAGCGGCCTCTTCGCACTCATGGCCGAAAGCGCCCTGTTCATGGAATTCGTCAACGTGATCGTCCCACTCACCCAGGTCCTGATCGGCCTCGCGCTCATCACCGGCGCGTTCGTCCGCCTGGCCGCCCTCGGCGGTGCCATGCAGATGGCGCTGTTCTACCTCGGCGGCTGGCCCACCGAGTGGCTCGCCATCTTCGACTCCACGCTCATTTACATGGTCGTCTTCCTCGCAGTGGCCGCCTTCGGCGCAGGCCGAATCCTCGGCCTCGACAAACACATCGAACAACTCGACATCGGCGGCGAACCACTCATCGAGAAGTACCCCGCCGCAAAGTACATCCTCGGCTAA